The following are from one region of the Stanieria sp. NIES-3757 genome:
- a CDS encoding ribonuclease II: MEKGTLIEFRTQGERRLAVAERPEGKKDWIVIDESGQSHKIRPQRVEYTVNGGLYKPSDISNFIKEAQSYLDPSSLEVAWEILVEDGDLVTPQQMAELLFSDQSPALCYSAHLLLSQDKIYFKNKGDAYEPRSAAQVEEIKHQLEVEQQKNREKEEFINHLQQALAGKPVEWTESDRSKLETLEKFVIQPEYNSRVAQEILSLTKRGTDSQAAFELLVDLGLWSKHENLFLRRSSYPTYFSKKVLDVAQFYLQSPPFDSDLNRLDLTHLKVYTIDDESTEEIDDGLSIEYGDDGKPAKLWIHIADPTRIVAPGDELDLEARRRSTSLYLPTGMISMFPSELATGPMSLIQGQTCPALSFGVVLEETGAVKEYSIYPTLIRPTYRLTYDDVDEMLDLGVTKEPEIAELAKWASLRRKWRQKQGSIQILMPESLIKVKENEEIIIELLDESKSRQLVAEMMILAGEVAGKYGQEHNLPLPFRGQPQPELPPEEELLQLPPGPVRFCALRRCMPRSEITTTPSRHASLGLNSYIQVTSPIRRYTDLLAHFQIKAHLRNQSLPFSVEELQEIIYSVANSAYEATLVERQTNRYWGLEYLRRNCDRVWGVLVLRWLREEDRLGIILLEDLGLELPHRFERAVTLGDRLEVQVTRADPHRDEIRFREITPSEIQATV, encoded by the coding sequence GTGGAAAAGGGAACACTGATTGAATTCAGAACACAAGGAGAGCGTCGTCTTGCAGTTGCCGAACGACCAGAAGGAAAAAAAGATTGGATTGTTATTGATGAAAGTGGACAGTCACACAAAATACGTCCTCAGCGCGTAGAATATACCGTCAACGGTGGTTTGTACAAGCCCTCTGACATTTCCAATTTTATTAAAGAAGCTCAATCTTACCTCGATCCCAGTAGTTTAGAAGTAGCTTGGGAAATATTGGTAGAAGATGGTGATTTAGTGACACCCCAACAAATGGCTGAATTGCTATTTTCTGACCAATCGCCAGCTTTGTGTTATTCTGCTCATCTTCTCTTAAGTCAAGATAAAATCTATTTTAAAAATAAAGGTGATGCTTATGAACCGCGTTCAGCAGCACAAGTAGAAGAAATTAAACATCAACTAGAAGTAGAACAACAAAAGAATCGCGAAAAAGAAGAATTTATTAATCATCTTCAACAAGCTTTAGCAGGAAAACCAGTAGAATGGACAGAAAGCGATCGCAGCAAGCTGGAAACCCTAGAAAAATTTGTTATTCAACCAGAATATAATTCTCGTGTAGCTCAAGAAATTCTGAGTTTAACCAAAAGAGGAACGGATTCCCAAGCAGCATTTGAGTTATTAGTAGATTTAGGATTGTGGAGCAAACATGAAAACTTATTTCTACGACGTAGTTCTTATCCTACGTATTTTTCCAAAAAGGTACTTGATGTGGCGCAATTTTATCTTCAATCTCCGCCGTTTGACTCTGATTTGAACCGTCTTGATTTAACTCATCTAAAAGTTTACACGATTGATGACGAGAGTACAGAGGAAATAGATGATGGTTTAAGCATTGAATATGGTGATGATGGCAAACCAGCTAAACTTTGGATTCATATTGCTGATCCTACTCGAATAGTCGCTCCTGGAGACGAACTAGATTTAGAAGCACGCCGTCGAAGCACTAGCTTATATTTGCCGACAGGAATGATTTCGATGTTTCCTTCGGAACTTGCCACTGGACCGATGAGTTTAATTCAAGGTCAAACTTGTCCAGCGTTGAGTTTTGGTGTTGTGCTTGAAGAAACAGGAGCGGTCAAAGAGTACAGTATTTACCCAACTTTGATTCGACCTACTTATCGCCTGACTTACGATGATGTCGATGAAATGCTTGATTTGGGTGTAACTAAAGAACCAGAAATTGCTGAATTAGCTAAATGGGCAAGTTTAAGAAGGAAATGGAGGCAAAAACAAGGATCGATTCAAATCCTGATGCCCGAATCTTTGATTAAAGTCAAAGAAAACGAAGAAATTATTATTGAGTTGTTAGATGAGTCCAAATCCCGTCAGTTAGTCGCAGAAATGATGATTTTAGCTGGAGAAGTAGCAGGCAAATACGGGCAAGAACATAATTTACCTCTACCTTTTCGCGGACAACCACAACCAGAATTACCGCCAGAAGAAGAACTGCTACAATTACCGCCAGGGCCGGTCCGTTTTTGTGCTTTACGTCGCTGTATGCCTCGTAGTGAAATCACTACTACTCCTTCTCGGCACGCAAGTCTTGGTTTAAATAGCTATATTCAAGTTACTTCTCCGATTAGAAGATATACAGATTTGCTAGCTCATTTTCAGATTAAAGCTCATTTACGCAATCAAAGCTTACCCTTTTCTGTAGAAGAGTTGCAGGAAATTATCTACAGCGTTGCTAATTCAGCCTATGAAGCTACTTTAGTAGAACGTCAAACTAATCGTTATTGGGGATTAGAGTATTTAAGACGTAATTGCGATCGCGTTTGGGGAGTGTTAGTATTGCGTTGGTTAAGAGAAGAAGACCGTTTAGGGATTATTTTACTAGAAGATTTAGGACTAGAATTACCTCATCGTTTTGAAAGAGCGGTAACTTTAGGCGATCGCTTAGAAGTTCAGGTTACTCGTGCAGATCCCCATCGAGATGAAATTCGCTTTCGAGAAATTACTCCTTCAGAAATTCAGGCAACCGTTTAG
- the rps18 gene encoding 30S ribosomal protein S18: MAYYRKRLSPIKPSDPIDYKDIELLRKFITERGKILPRRITGLTAQQQRDLTDAVKKARLIALLPFINSEG, from the coding sequence ATGGCATATTATCGTAAACGTCTTTCTCCTATCAAACCTAGCGATCCGATCGATTATAAAGATATTGAATTATTACGTAAATTTATTACTGAAAGAGGAAAAATTTTACCTCGCCGTATCACTGGTTTAACCGCTCAACAGCAAAGAGATTTAACTGATGCGGTAAAAAAAGCTCGTTTGATAGCTTTATTGCCCTTTATTAATTCAGAAGGCTAA
- a CDS encoding ribosomal protein L33 → MASKKGVRIIINLECTECRTNLNKRSAGVSRYTTSKNRRNTTGRLELKKFCTHCNKHTVHKEIK, encoded by the coding sequence ATGGCAAGTAAAAAAGGTGTCCGCATTATTATTAATTTAGAATGCACTGAGTGTCGCACTAACCTTAACAAGCGTTCTGCTGGGGTATCTCGTTACACAACCAGCAAAAACCGTCGCAACACTACAGGCAGATTAGAACTGAAAAAGTTTTGCACTCACTGCAACAAACACACAGTTCATAAAGAAATTAAGTAA
- a CDS encoding RDD domain containing protein, whose product MSPDELSYRRFPKVPIERRVGAFLIDFVTVWFVSSFFGNSIQWLIFLIGWLAMRVVLVDKNQGQSLGSWALDLKVLDARFNKVPDLVVLGKREGILGFAAVLAMYGLEINFRNGLSMLLLLTPLLVDCGIAFADEELNQAFHDRLASTILIQTPRGYSLDLRLKKLLAQIKNNMRKY is encoded by the coding sequence ATGTCTCCTGATGAATTAAGCTACAGACGTTTTCCTAAAGTACCTATTGAAAGAAGAGTAGGAGCTTTTTTAATTGATTTTGTCACAGTTTGGTTTGTTAGTTCTTTTTTTGGTAATTCCATCCAATGGCTAATTTTTTTGATTGGTTGGCTAGCTATGAGGGTTGTCTTAGTCGACAAAAATCAAGGTCAAAGTTTAGGTAGTTGGGCATTAGATCTGAAAGTTTTGGATGCTCGTTTTAATAAAGTTCCTGATTTAGTTGTTTTGGGTAAAAGAGAAGGCATTCTCGGTTTCGCTGCGGTGCTAGCTATGTATGGGTTAGAAATTAACTTCAGAAATGGTTTATCCATGTTATTGTTACTAACCCCTCTGTTAGTAGACTGTGGCATAGCTTTTGCTGACGAAGAACTCAATCAAGCTTTTCATGACCGTTTAGCTTCAACGATTTTGATCCAAACTCCCAGAGGTTACTCTCTAGACCTGAGGCTCAAAAAATTACTTGCTCAAATCAAGAATAATATGCGAAAATATTGA
- a CDS encoding molybdenum cofactor synthesis domain protein, whose translation MLSAKQAEAIILNLVQPLNSQQDVEIVDLEAAHHRILAASVSSKLDFPDWDNSAMDGYAVCYEDVKTCNREHPKILEIVEEIPAGYQPKATIKLGQAARIFTGAMMPAGADTIVIQENTTREGNQVTIFTAPQPKEFVRHRGSFYRAGEEMLPPGIMLNAAEIAVLATAQCTKLPVYRRPKVAILSTGDELITPEQPIQPGQIVDSNQYALASFVISNGCIPIKLGIIQDDRQQLIKAIASAIESADLVLSTGGVSVGDYDYVEQILAQLGGEIQISSVAVKPGKPLTVAKFANGCVYFGIPGNPVSALVSCWRFIQPALKKLSGLNDNWLPRFIKARTRDRLRSGGKRETYLWGKLHLVDGIYEFTLAGGSHSSGNLINLAQTNSLAVIPIGQTEIAAGEQVEVMQVNYF comes from the coding sequence ATGCTATCAGCCAAACAAGCAGAAGCTATTATTCTCAATTTAGTCCAACCTTTAAACTCCCAACAAGATGTAGAAATCGTAGATTTAGAAGCTGCTCATCATCGGATTTTGGCAGCCTCAGTAAGTAGTAAATTGGATTTTCCTGATTGGGATAACTCTGCCATGGATGGTTATGCAGTGTGCTACGAAGATGTTAAAACCTGTAATAGAGAGCATCCCAAAATTTTAGAAATTGTCGAAGAAATTCCTGCTGGTTACCAACCAAAAGCTACCATTAAATTAGGACAAGCAGCCCGTATTTTTACAGGGGCAATGATGCCAGCAGGGGCTGATACGATTGTAATTCAAGAAAATACGACCAGAGAAGGAAATCAAGTCACAATTTTTACTGCCCCGCAACCCAAAGAATTTGTGCGTCATCGAGGCTCTTTTTATCGGGCGGGAGAGGAGATGTTACCACCTGGAATTATGCTCAACGCTGCTGAGATAGCAGTTTTAGCTACAGCCCAGTGTACAAAGTTACCAGTTTATCGTCGTCCCAAAGTAGCCATTTTATCTACGGGAGATGAACTAATTACACCAGAGCAACCGATTCAACCAGGACAAATTGTTGATTCTAATCAGTATGCCTTAGCTAGTTTTGTAATCAGTAATGGTTGTATTCCGATCAAGTTGGGAATTATTCAAGATGATCGTCAACAGTTAATTAAAGCGATCGCATCTGCAATTGAATCAGCAGATTTAGTTTTATCTACTGGTGGTGTTTCGGTCGGTGACTATGATTATGTTGAACAGATTTTGGCTCAATTGGGGGGAGAAATTCAGATTAGTTCTGTGGCGGTTAAACCTGGAAAACCTCTTACTGTGGCTAAATTTGCCAATGGTTGCGTTTACTTTGGTATCCCTGGTAATCCCGTTTCAGCCTTAGTAAGTTGTTGGCGTTTTATCCAACCAGCCTTAAAAAAATTGTCAGGATTAAATGATAATTGGCTACCTAGGTTTATTAAAGCACGGACTCGCGATCGCTTGCGTTCTGGAGGCAAACGAGAAACTTATCTTTGGGGCAAATTACATTTAGTTGATGGGATTTACGAATTTACTTTAGCTGGTGGTAGTCACAGTTCGGGTAATTTAATTAATTTGGCACAAACCAATAGTTTAGCAGTAATTCCCATTGGTCAAACTGAGATTGCTGCTGGGGAACAAGTGGAAGTTATGCAAGTTAATTATTTTTAA
- a CDS encoding hypothetical protein (Domain of unknown function DUF1957), whose product MALGYLALVLHAHLPFVRHPESDYVLEEEWLFEAITETYIPLLHVFENLKRDGIDFKMTMSMTPPLVSMLRDPLLQERYDDHLALLQELAEKEIDHNEHNGHIRYLAEHYANSFSQIRHTWERYNRDLVTAFKQFLDSNNLDIITCGATHGYLPLMKMYPEAVWSQIKVACEHYEENFGRPPKGIWLPECAYYEGLERMLADAGLRYFLMDGHGLLYARPRPRFGTYAPIFTESGVAAFGRDHESSQQVWSSQVGYPGDPEYREFYKDLGWEAEYEYIKPYIMPNGQRKNTGIKYHKITARDGGLSEKALYDPYWAREKAAEHAGNFMYNRGQQIQHLAGVLQRPPIVISPYDAELFGHWWYEGPWFIDFLFRKVWYDQNNFEMTHLSDYLRQNPTQQVARPSQSSWGYKGFHEYWLNETNAWIYPHLHKAAERMIKLACREPLDELEWRALNQAARELLLAQSSDWAFIMRTGTMVPYAVRRTRSHLLRFNKLYEDILIGKIDSGWLEKVAEIDNIFPSINYRVYRPL is encoded by the coding sequence ATGGCTCTTGGTTATCTTGCTCTTGTTCTTCACGCCCATCTACCCTTTGTCAGGCACCCAGAAAGCGATTATGTATTAGAAGAAGAATGGTTATTTGAAGCTATTACCGAAACATATATTCCTTTACTCCATGTTTTTGAAAATTTAAAGCGAGACGGAATTGACTTCAAAATGACCATGAGTATGACACCTCCTTTGGTGTCAATGCTACGCGATCCTCTTTTACAAGAACGCTACGACGATCATTTGGCTCTTTTACAAGAATTAGCAGAAAAAGAAATCGATCACAACGAACATAATGGTCACATTCGTTATCTTGCTGAACATTATGCTAACTCTTTTAGTCAAATTCGTCACACTTGGGAGCGTTATAACCGCGATTTAGTTACAGCTTTTAAACAATTTCTTGATAGTAATAACCTCGACATCATTACTTGTGGAGCTACTCATGGTTATCTTCCCTTGATGAAGATGTATCCTGAAGCAGTTTGGTCACAAATAAAAGTCGCCTGCGAACATTACGAAGAAAATTTTGGTCGTCCTCCAAAAGGAATTTGGTTACCAGAATGTGCCTACTATGAAGGATTAGAGCGAATGCTAGCAGATGCAGGTTTGCGCTATTTCCTGATGGATGGACATGGTTTACTTTATGCTCGTCCTCGTCCTCGTTTTGGTACTTATGCACCTATCTTTACTGAATCTGGAGTAGCTGCTTTTGGTCGAGATCACGAGTCTTCTCAACAAGTATGGTCTTCTCAAGTTGGTTATCCAGGCGATCCTGAATATCGAGAGTTTTATAAAGACTTGGGTTGGGAAGCAGAATATGAATATATTAAGCCCTATATTATGCCTAATGGTCAAAGGAAAAATACAGGGATTAAGTATCATAAAATCACGGCTCGGGACGGAGGATTATCAGAAAAAGCTCTTTACGATCCTTATTGGGCGCGAGAAAAAGCAGCCGAACACGCAGGGAATTTTATGTATAATCGAGGGCAACAAATTCAGCATTTAGCTGGAGTTTTGCAACGTCCTCCAATTGTTATCTCTCCCTATGATGCAGAATTATTTGGTCACTGGTGGTATGAAGGTCCTTGGTTTATTGATTTTCTCTTCCGCAAAGTTTGGTATGACCAAAATAATTTTGAGATGACTCATCTTTCGGATTATTTGCGTCAAAATCCGACTCAGCAAGTTGCTCGTCCTTCTCAATCTAGTTGGGGTTACAAGGGATTCCACGAATATTGGCTCAATGAGACTAATGCTTGGATTTATCCTCATTTACATAAGGCAGCCGAACGGATGATTAAACTAGCTTGTCGCGAACCATTAGATGAGTTGGAATGGCGAGCCTTAAATCAAGCAGCAAGGGAGTTACTCTTAGCGCAATCTTCGGACTGGGCGTTTATTATGCGGACTGGAACAATGGTACCTTACGCAGTACGACGGACGCGATCGCATCTTCTACGCTTTAACAAACTCTACGAAGATATTCTGATTGGAAAAATTGACTCTGGTTGGTTAGAAAAAGTAGCAGAAATCGATAATATCTTCCCAAGTATTAATTATCGAGTTTATCGTCCTCTTTAA
- a CDS encoding histidine kinase — protein sequence MLQSDSQQIGFNQDVSKQETLQLLLFVNEHPTSQEYIRHVKTYLENLQATYPFELQVIEIGKQPHLVEHFKLIATPALVKINPAPRQTLAGSNLIDQLQQWWPRWQASAQLNSTEQNSEVEKCLSSGEDNSVKYSAELIRLTDKIFTLQREKEELQEQLRFKEQILAMLAHDLRSPLTAASIAVETLEISFSQPDREKAQKLRGQLFKQARKQFQIMNKMISDLLQASKNVASQLQIEPSKLYLQPLCKDIISQFSDRVAGKSQQLTADLPQDVPPVYGDQELVRQVIINLLENAIKYTPEGGKINLSILHRTNQKVQLSLCDNGPGIPVEKQERIFEGHFRLKRDRSKEGYGLGLSLCRQIICSHYGQIWVDSSPGDGSCFHFTLPAYR from the coding sequence GTGTTGCAATCTGACAGTCAGCAGATAGGGTTTAATCAAGATGTTTCTAAACAAGAAACGCTTCAGTTACTTTTGTTTGTTAATGAGCATCCTACTTCCCAAGAGTATATTCGACATGTCAAAACTTATTTGGAAAATTTACAAGCGACATATCCTTTTGAGTTGCAAGTTATTGAAATTGGCAAACAACCTCATTTGGTAGAACATTTTAAGTTGATTGCTACACCTGCTTTAGTTAAGATTAATCCCGCTCCAAGACAAACTCTAGCTGGGAGTAATTTAATCGATCAACTACAACAGTGGTGGCCTCGATGGCAAGCTTCAGCACAATTAAACTCAACCGAACAAAATTCAGAGGTTGAGAAATGTCTATCTTCTGGTGAGGATAATTCTGTCAAATATTCAGCAGAATTAATTAGATTGACTGATAAGATTTTCACTTTACAAAGAGAGAAAGAAGAACTCCAAGAGCAACTGCGTTTTAAAGAGCAAATTTTAGCTATGTTAGCGCACGATCTTCGTAGTCCTTTGACAGCAGCTTCGATCGCAGTAGAAACTTTAGAAATATCCTTTTCTCAACCAGACCGCGAAAAAGCCCAAAAACTTAGAGGTCAATTATTTAAACAGGCACGAAAACAATTCCAGATCATGAATAAAATGATCTCCGATTTATTACAAGCCTCTAAAAATGTTGCTTCTCAACTACAAATAGAACCATCAAAATTATATCTACAACCTTTATGTAAAGATATTATTAGTCAATTTAGCGATCGCGTTGCGGGAAAATCTCAACAATTGACAGCAGACCTTCCTCAAGATGTACCACCTGTCTATGGGGATCAAGAGTTAGTTCGTCAGGTAATTATTAATTTATTAGAAAATGCAATTAAATATACTCCAGAAGGAGGAAAAATTAATTTATCAATCTTGCATCGCACTAATCAAAAAGTTCAATTAAGTCTTTGTGATAATGGTCCAGGCATTCCAGTAGAAAAACAAGAGCGAATTTTTGAAGGTCATTTCCGCTTAAAACGCGATCGTTCTAAAGAGGGTTATGGTTTAGGTTTGTCTCTGTGTCGTCAAATTATTTGCTCTCACTACGGTCAAATATGGGTAGATAGTTCCCCTGGTGATGGAAGTTGTTTTCACTTCACTTTGCCAGCTTATCGATGA
- a CDS encoding sulfate ABC transporter, ATPase subunit, whose amino-acid sequence MSITVNQVSKKFGNFQALDQIDLTVEPGTLVALLGPSGSGKSTLLRTIAGLETPDTGKITINHRDATHLDIRKRNIGFVFQHYALFKHLTVRQNIAFGLDIRKKPRKLIKQKVEELLELIQLQGFGDRYPSQLSGGQRQRVALARALAVQPEVLLLDEPFGALDAKVRQELRNWLRRLHDEVHLTSLFVTHDREEAMAVADKIVVMNQGRIEQIGTPAEVYDRPANPFVMSFVGEVNIIPDTLAVFNKGYLPSSSLPAFIRPHDFEVNDLPTKNSIPATLKRITHLGWEIQLELVLPGDLTVTAHLSREKFAQLDLELGQEVYLQPRQVQRFEQEQHHAYLTANNKML is encoded by the coding sequence ATGAGTATCACCGTCAATCAAGTATCCAAAAAATTCGGTAATTTTCAAGCTTTAGATCAAATTGATTTAACAGTCGAACCAGGAACTTTAGTTGCATTACTCGGGCCTTCGGGTTCAGGAAAATCTACCCTTTTAAGAACCATTGCTGGTTTAGAAACTCCTGATACAGGTAAAATAACGATCAATCATCGCGATGCCACTCACCTCGATATTAGAAAGCGAAATATTGGTTTTGTTTTCCAACATTATGCCCTTTTTAAACATCTTACAGTTAGACAAAATATTGCTTTCGGTTTAGATATTCGCAAAAAACCCCGCAAACTAATCAAACAAAAAGTAGAAGAACTTCTCGAACTAATTCAACTCCAGGGATTTGGCGATCGCTATCCGAGCCAACTTTCTGGTGGACAGCGTCAGAGAGTTGCTTTAGCTCGTGCCTTAGCCGTACAACCAGAAGTATTACTCCTCGATGAACCTTTTGGGGCATTAGATGCCAAAGTTAGACAAGAATTACGGAATTGGTTGCGTCGTCTCCATGATGAAGTTCATCTTACCAGTCTTTTTGTTACTCACGACCGTGAAGAAGCAATGGCAGTAGCAGATAAAATCGTTGTGATGAACCAAGGCAGAATCGAACAAATCGGCACTCCAGCAGAAGTATACGACCGTCCTGCTAATCCTTTTGTGATGAGTTTTGTAGGCGAAGTCAACATCATTCCTGACACCCTTGCCGTTTTCAATAAAGGCTATTTACCTTCTTCTTCTCTACCAGCATTTATTCGTCCCCACGATTTTGAAGTTAATGATCTACCTACAAAAAATAGTATTCCTGCCACTCTTAAACGAATCACTCATTTAGGTTGGGAAATCCAATTAGAATTAGTTTTACCAGGTGATTTGACAGTTACAGCCCATCTAAGTCGAGAGAAATTTGCTCAACTCGATCTAGAATTAGGACAAGAAGTTTATCTGCAACCTCGTCAAGTTCAACGTTTTGAACAAGAGCAACATCATGCTTACTTAACTGCTAACAATAAAATGCTATAA
- a CDS encoding sulfate ABC transporter, inner membrane subunit CysW, whose translation MPNKNKLAYILIAIALFYLLLLLFIPAIAIFYEAFHQGFNAFLDSISKREFWQALRLTLIVVAIAVPLNTLFGLCAAWVIARNQFRGRTLLLSVIDLPFSISPVVAGLMIVLLYGRNGWFGGLLANLDLKIVFAIPGIVIATAFVTLPFVAREVIPILEEIGEEQETAARTLGANDWQVFARVTLPSIRWGLLYGVLLTNARAMGEFGAVAVVSGSILGKTATLPIFVEQAYKNYQTEAAFSAAAILALLGVFTLIFKEILEARTKSVSS comes from the coding sequence ATGCCCAATAAAAATAAACTCGCATATATCTTAATTGCTATTGCCTTATTTTATTTATTATTACTATTATTTATTCCTGCCATTGCCATTTTTTACGAAGCTTTTCATCAAGGATTTAATGCCTTTTTAGATTCAATTAGTAAAAGGGAATTTTGGCAAGCTTTACGACTAACTCTTATTGTAGTCGCGATCGCAGTTCCTTTAAATACTCTTTTTGGTCTTTGTGCTGCCTGGGTAATTGCTCGCAATCAATTTCGCGGTCGTACTTTACTTTTAAGTGTGATCGATTTACCTTTTTCCATTTCTCCAGTCGTAGCTGGTTTAATGATTGTTTTACTTTATGGGCGGAATGGTTGGTTTGGTGGTTTACTGGCAAATTTAGATCTAAAAATTGTTTTTGCTATCCCAGGAATAGTAATCGCCACAGCATTTGTTACTTTACCTTTTGTTGCCCGTGAAGTTATCCCTATTTTAGAAGAAATTGGTGAAGAACAAGAAACCGCAGCCCGCACTTTAGGCGCGAATGATTGGCAAGTTTTTGCTCGCGTTACTTTACCTAGTATTCGTTGGGGTTTACTTTATGGCGTTCTGTTAACTAATGCTAGAGCAATGGGTGAATTTGGCGCAGTTGCAGTTGTCTCAGGCAGTATTTTAGGAAAAACAGCTACTCTACCTATTTTTGTCGAACAAGCTTATAAAAACTACCAAACTGAAGCAGCATTTAGTGCAGCAGCAATTCTAGCTTTATTAGGCGTATTTACCTTGATTTTCAAAGAAATTTTGGAAGCGCGAACTAAGTCGGTTAGCAGTTAG
- a CDS encoding sulfate transport system permease protein: MTNYKIDFTNNFTSSKSLSNFWKRISYPWLLTIVYLSLILLLPITALITKSSTLGITKFWQTATEPVALSAYEVTFVTALAAGLINGLMGTLIAWILVRYRFPGKKIVDAAIDIPFALPTSVAGLVLATIYSHNGWIGQLFAPFGIKIAFTRLGVFVAMLFISLPFVVRTLQPVLLEIEPEIEQAAWSLGASDSQTFWRVILPPLIPPILTGIALGFSRAVGEYGSVVMVASSLPFKDLIAPVLVFQKLEQYDYTGATVIGTVLLLASLGLLLLINLLQQWSRRYAQ; this comes from the coding sequence ATGACTAACTATAAAATAGATTTTACGAATAACTTTACTTCATCAAAATCACTCAGCAATTTCTGGAAAAGAATTTCTTATCCTTGGTTATTAACCATAGTTTATCTCAGTTTAATTTTACTTTTACCCATCACAGCTTTAATTACAAAATCTTCAACTTTAGGAATTACAAAATTTTGGCAAACTGCTACTGAACCTGTTGCTCTCTCTGCTTATGAAGTCACTTTTGTTACTGCTTTAGCTGCTGGTTTGATTAATGGTCTGATGGGGACTTTGATTGCTTGGATTTTAGTTCGCTATCGATTTCCTGGCAAAAAAATTGTTGATGCAGCTATAGATATTCCCTTTGCTTTACCAACCTCGGTAGCAGGTTTAGTTTTAGCAACTATTTATAGTCATAATGGTTGGATTGGACAATTATTTGCACCTTTTGGCATCAAAATTGCCTTTACTCGTTTAGGGGTTTTTGTTGCTATGCTCTTTATTTCTTTGCCTTTTGTAGTTCGGACTTTGCAACCAGTTTTACTTGAAATTGAACCAGAAATAGAACAAGCTGCTTGGTCATTAGGTGCATCGGATTCTCAAACTTTTTGGCGAGTGATTTTACCACCATTAATTCCACCAATTTTGACAGGAATTGCTCTCGGTTTTTCACGGGCTGTAGGCGAATACGGTTCAGTAGTAATGGTAGCTTCTAGCCTTCCTTTTAAAGATTTAATTGCACCAGTTTTAGTATTTCAAAAATTAGAACAATACGACTATACAGGAGCAACAGTAATCGGCACAGTTTTATTGTTAGCTTCTTTAGGATTATTACTATTAATTAATCTGCTACAACAGTGGAGCCGTCGTTATGCCCAATAA